The sequence below is a genomic window from Nostoc flagelliforme CCNUN1.
GTAGCAGAAGCCGTCAAAACATGCGTTATGTCTGATACTCAATCAATGCCTAGCATAGATGGCTACGAATATAAACTTTATCATTGTCAATAAGCTGGGGAGTGGGGACTTGTACTGAGCGTTCGCGTAGCGTCTCGTAGAGAAGCCAAAGTAGTGGGGGATACTGACAGTGCATGGGAGTGGAAAAAGCTTAAATCTAAAATTTATAACCTTAATTAAGCCTAATCTAACTCCCTGCGTCCTTCCAATGCTCTTGCCAGGGTCACTTCGTCGGCGTACTCCAAATCACCACCTACAGGCAAACCAAAGGCAATCCGCGTCACCTTAGTAAATGGTTTCAGTAGCTGACCGATATACAGTGTTGTTGTCTCCCCTTCTACACTCGGACTAATTGCCAGAATAACTTCTTGAGGTTTTTGCTGATTCACCCGGCGCTGCAAAGGCAGTATAGTCAACTGTTCTGGGCCAATTCCATCAATTGGCGAAATCACCCCACCCAAAACGTGATATTTACCTTTGTATTCGCGGGTTTTTTCTAGTGCAATCACATCGCGGGGATCTGCTACAACACAAATAATATTATTGTCACGGTTGGCATTGCGGCAAATTTCACAAACAGGTTCAGCAGATAAGTGAAAGCAAACAGAACACAAGCCTATCTGTTTTTTTGCCTCAATCAGCGCTTGTGCCAAAGCTTCTACTTCGGCTTCTGGTCGCTTCAAAATATGCAAAGCCAGTCGTT
It includes:
- the recR gene encoding recombination mediator RecR, translating into MQRLPGVGPKSAQRLALHILKRPEAEVEALAQALIEAKKQIGLCSVCFHLSAEPVCEICRNANRDNNIICVVADPRDVIALEKTREYKGKYHVLGGVISPIDGIGPEQLTILPLQRRVNQQKPQEVILAISPSVEGETTTLYIGQLLKPFTKVTRIAFGLPVGGDLEYADEVTLARALEGRRELD